From the genome of Anopheles moucheti chromosome 3, idAnoMoucSN_F20_07, whole genome shotgun sequence, one region includes:
- the LOC128302071 gene encoding 37 kDa salivary gland allergen Aed a 2-like, with translation MVTCALDGVITFGLALLLASVVGADPLEPDCSLARSAAAAAAATPGWQPRTPEQTLYAYVRCLNDSSASIEMKIRWVMWQPDQSPESQCYVKCVSEDLRLYDPARRQFVPERFEQQARAFHEDPNSADLQQLYDDANRLLVGELPDSECSTVFAKYAPFYAVHQEQILDIFHGDLRKILVTYKQLGPRVKQIGQHFMDYCEKRYGFVWSEEEQRRCPDRTAVDCILHGFRWVTEEGTVNVAEIVRDYGGFGVAASDLERCQVADELYWCLRAISADKLSAVIRQRNAQTAYYFDQSSEDEPWKSAVEFGTSRLNRAS, from the exons ATGGTGACGTGCGCGTTAGATGGTGTTATTACCTTCGGTTTGGCACTGTTGCTAGCGTCGGTGGTCGGTGCGGACCCGCTCGAACCGGACTGCTCTCTGGCGCgttctgcagcagcagcagcagctgccacACCCGGATGGCAACCGCGAACTCCGGAGCAAACGCTGTACGCGTACGTACGCTGCCTCAACGATTCGTCCGCCAGCATCGAGATGAAAATCCGCTGGGTCATGTGGCAGCCGGACCAATCGCCCGAGAGCCAATGCTACGTCAAGTGCGTCAGCGAAGATCTGCGGCTGTACGACCCCGCCCGGCGCCAGTTCGTGCCGGAACGGTTCGAGCAGCAGGCGCGTGCATTCCACGAAGATCCGAACTCGGCCGACCTTCAGCAGCTCTACGACGACGCGAACCGGTTGCTGGTGGGCGAACTGCCCGACAGCGAGTGCTCGACCGTGTTCGCGAAGTACGCACCGTTCTACGCCGTACACCAGGAGCAGATACTGGACATCTTCCACGGTGACCTACGCAAGATCCTGGTCACGTACAAACAGCTGGGACCGCGCGTCAAACAGATCGGACAGCACTTCATGGACTACTGCGAGAAGCGGTACGGTTTCGTGTGGTCGGAGGAGGAACAACGCCGCTGTCCCGATCGGACCGCGGTGGACTGCATACTGCACGGCTTCCGCTGGGTCACCGAGGAGGGCACGGTGAAT GTTGCGGAGATTGTGCGAGATTACGGCGGGTTTGGGGTGGCGGCCAGCGACCTCGAGCGATGTCAAGTAGCGGATGAACTGTACTGGTGCCTACGCGCTATCAGTGCAGACAAACTATCGGCAGTGATACGGCAGCGCAATGCCCAGACCGCGTACTACTTCGATCAATCGTCCGAGGATGAGCCGTGGAAGTCGGCCGTCGAGTTTGGTACGTCGCGGCTGAATCGAGCGTCTTGA